The proteins below come from a single Rhinoraja longicauda isolate Sanriku21f chromosome 5, sRhiLon1.1, whole genome shotgun sequence genomic window:
- the tcf21 gene encoding transcription factor 21 has product MSHADRRVFNQTELRNSSRLKSATFLTSSLPSRSLSPNLQEIAPITMSTGSVSDAEDIQEMDVLGTEEEGDALKGKSSKEFCSSNDSNEDSSNNEHESPKKVRVASGKRRKASSNKPPLNGVTQEGKQVQRNAANARERARMRVLSKAFSRLKTTLPWVPPDTKLSKLDTLRLASSYIAHLRQVLANDKYENGYIHPVNLTWPFMVAGKPESELKEIVNAGRLCETTAS; this is encoded by the exons ATGTCGCATGCAGATCGCAGGGTCTTCAATCAAACTGAGTTAAGGAATTCATCCCGGCTGAAGAGCGCCACATTCCTAACTTCCTCGCTGCCTTCTCGGTCATTAAGTCCCAATTTGCAGGAGATCGCGCCGATAACCATGTCCACTGGGTCCGTTAGCGATGCAGAAGACATCCAGGAAATGGACGTGCTGGGCACGGAGGAGGAAGGCGACGCTTTAAAGGGGAAATCCAGCAAGGAGTTCTGCTCTTCCAACGACAGCAACGAAGACAGCTCCAACAACGAACACGAGTCGCCCAAAAAGGTCAGGGTGGCTTCGGGAAAGAGACGCAAGGCGAGCTCCAATAAGCCCCCTCTGAATGGAGTGACCCAGGAAGGGAAGCAGGTTCAACGTAACGCAGCTAACGCCAGGGAGAGGGCCAGAATGAGGGTACTCAGCAAAGCCTTCTCCCGCCTCAAAACCACCCTGCCCTGGGTCCCGCCAGACACCAAACTCTCCAAACTCGACACCCTGCGGCTGGCGTCCAGCTACATCGCACACCTGAGACAGGTCCTAGCCAATGACAAGTACGAGAACGGCTACATTCACCCAGTGAACCTG ACATGGCCGTTTATGGTCGCGGGGAAGCCGGAGAGTGAACTCAAAGAGATTGTGAATGCTGGTCGCCTGTGCGAGACGACAGCGTCGTGA